One Elephas maximus indicus isolate mEleMax1 chromosome X, mEleMax1 primary haplotype, whole genome shotgun sequence DNA segment encodes these proteins:
- the LOC126068778 gene encoding protein FAM104A-like, whose translation RKRRRNGNKEDNHHSPHSKRSKRNLVFQDSLDAEPSSSDNDRSSGSSINSPERASGPGSSLNQTGAELNPNIPQSFYEKAALCQGPYFHISQLLKEAHFHSLRQRGRSSPTR comes from the exons aggaaaagaagaaggaatggCAATAAAGAAGACAACCACCATTCCCCCCACTCCAAAAGGAGTAAGAGAAACCTTGTCTTTCAGGATTCTCTAGATGCAGAG CCTTCAAGCAGTGATAATGATaggagcagcggcagcagcaTTAATAGCCCGGAGAGAGCGAGTGGCCCAGGAAGCAGTTTAAACCAGACTGGTGCTGAACTCAACCCCAACATCCCTCAGTCCTTCTACGAGAAGGCTGCTCTATGCCAGGGTCCCTACTTCCACATCAGCCAACTCTTGAAGGAGGCACACTTCCACAGCCTGCGGCAGAGAGGACGGTCTTCTCCAACCAGATGA